Proteins found in one Clostridium kluyveri DSM 555 genomic segment:
- a CDS encoding peptide ABC transporter substrate-binding protein: MKKLIYVIIIVSVIGVISITLSGGALEKKTKEIQTNSYKNSLVYNLGELPDDLIMLDSDNVRQKDILANAFEGLVSSDANGKIIPSLAESWSVSDEGTSYTFKIRKNAKWSNGTDITSYNFVDFFSHILSVNVKNIYGAQLDCIFGAEDYRKGKCDFKNVAVTAIDKDTLSIRLNYPCNYFLNILAQPIYSLRIIDYKIINWKKYYNSILYSGSFTISNVSDEQEITLKKNSKYWNASKVKSNTIVVTSLKTSESALAGFDNYRINIFTDPPLGEIENIEKKDKYITDTELKGTGIVFNLKGKGIVSNVNFRKAVSLSIDRNNIVKNILKDTVTLANSYIPGCVDNGLESNFINKSFFSESANEEAALEVMKNLDYNDEKKSLKLIYVNSVENKKVCDEIAKNLKKYIKINVKCVGYDLNSFNNEIKNGNYDMAEIYYEGYYNYPLPFFQIWQSSSTYNLYGYSNIEFDNKFTGTVFEKDVNKKVEMFKDMENLLLEDMPIVPIYFNKTVIVTRNYVKDVYTNKMGNIKLDKAYLWKN, translated from the coding sequence ATGAAAAAACTTATTTACGTGATAATAATTGTATCAGTGATTGGTGTGATTTCTATAACTTTAAGCGGAGGGGCACTGGAGAAAAAAACTAAGGAAATTCAGACTAACAGCTATAAAAATAGTTTAGTATATAATTTAGGAGAATTACCGGATGATTTAATAATGTTGGATTCAGATAATGTACGGCAAAAGGATATACTTGCCAATGCATTTGAAGGTTTGGTAAGTAGTGATGCTAATGGAAAGATAATTCCGTCTCTGGCAGAAAGCTGGAGTGTAAGCGATGAAGGAACCAGCTACACTTTTAAAATAAGAAAAAATGCAAAATGGAGTAATGGAACTGATATAACTTCATATAATTTTGTGGATTTCTTCTCTCATATATTAAGTGTAAATGTAAAAAATATATATGGGGCTCAATTAGATTGCATTTTTGGTGCGGAAGATTATAGAAAGGGTAAATGTGATTTTAAAAATGTAGCTGTTACTGCTATAGATAAAGATACTTTATCTATAAGGTTAAATTATCCTTGTAATTATTTTTTGAATATACTTGCTCAACCTATATATTCACTTAGAATTATTGATTACAAGATTATAAATTGGAAAAAATATTATAATTCCATATTGTATTCAGGGAGTTTTACTATATCTAATGTGTCCGATGAGCAGGAAATAACTTTAAAGAAAAATTCTAAGTATTGGAATGCCAGTAAAGTAAAAAGTAATACCATAGTAGTAACTTCTTTAAAAACCAGTGAAAGTGCACTGGCGGGATTTGACAATTACAGGATAAATATATTTACAGACCCTCCTTTAGGAGAAATTGAAAACATTGAGAAAAAAGACAAATATATAACTGACACTGAATTAAAGGGTACGGGAATAGTTTTTAATTTAAAAGGGAAGGGTATTGTAAGTAATGTTAATTTTAGAAAGGCAGTATCCCTTTCTATTGATAGGAATAACATAGTTAAAAATATATTGAAAGATACGGTAACACTGGCAAATTCATATATACCTGGTTGTGTGGACAATGGATTAGAGAGTAATTTCATAAATAAATCTTTTTTCTCAGAAAGTGCCAATGAAGAGGCAGCTTTAGAGGTTATGAAAAATTTAGATTATAATGACGAAAAGAAATCTTTAAAACTTATATATGTAAATTCAGTTGAAAATAAAAAGGTATGTGATGAGATAGCAAAAAATCTAAAAAAGTATATAAAAATAAATGTGAAATGTGTAGGATATGATTTAAACTCGTTTAATAATGAAATAAAAAATGGCAATTACGATATGGCAGAAATATATTATGAAGGATATTATAATTATCCTCTACCCTTTTTTCAAATATGGCAATCTTCTTCTACATATAATTTATATGGATATAGTAATATAGAATTTGATAATAAGTTCACTGGTACAGTTTTTGAAAAAGATGTAAATAAAAAGGTGGAAATGTTTAAAGACATGGAAAACTTATTGCTCGAAGATATGCCAATAGTACCTATATATTTTAATAAAACGGTTATTGTTACAAGAAATTATGTAAAAGATGTATATACTAATAAAATGGGCAATATAAAATTGGATAAGGCTTATTTGTGGAAAAATTAA
- a CDS encoding HAMP domain-containing protein has protein sequence MKDSKKISVRLYALIGFIIAFTLIISSLSWITFKNFNERHKNRLQVTAEYINMVDIARQAQVDFKKQVQEWKDILLRGYDPESFKKYYSQFSQENDNVQSQLLKLKEDMTKQGMDTSSVSTLLNNHKELYDKYNKAIQSYDQNSIESYRIVDGLVKGIDRKSTDDMDLLVKQIQDKSKLETEKMMKQSDTDTSNFSRNLISISILGIILIIFFTILIIFTYKDITKFIEQFKILMEQAENGDLTIRGEIYKKDELDQLTERFNRFIDRIRNLIHKAKETSIQV, from the coding sequence ATGAAAGACAGTAAAAAAATAAGCGTAAGACTATATGCATTAATAGGATTTATTATAGCATTTACACTGATTATCAGCAGTTTGTCATGGATTACCTTTAAAAACTTTAATGAAAGACATAAAAATAGGTTACAAGTAACTGCTGAATATATCAATATGGTTGATATAGCAAGACAGGCTCAAGTTGATTTCAAAAAACAGGTACAAGAATGGAAAGATATCTTACTAAGAGGTTACGACCCTGAATCTTTCAAGAAGTATTACTCTCAGTTTTCACAGGAAAATGATAATGTTCAGTCACAGCTATTAAAACTTAAAGAAGATATGACAAAACAAGGTATGGATACTTCTTCAGTTAGTACATTATTAAACAATCATAAAGAACTCTATGATAAATATAATAAGGCAATTCAAAGCTATGACCAAAATAGTATAGAAAGCTACCGGATAGTAGATGGATTGGTAAAAGGTATTGATAGAAAATCTACTGATGATATGGATTTATTAGTAAAACAAATACAAGATAAATCAAAGCTGGAAACGGAAAAAATGATGAAACAGTCTGATACTGATACAAGTAACTTTAGTAGAAATTTGATTTCTATTTCAATTCTTGGCATCATTTTAATTATTTTCTTTACTATTTTGATTATTTTTACATATAAAGATATTACAAAGTTTATAGAACAATTTAAGATATTAATGGAACAAGCAGAAAATGGAGACCTTACCATTAGGGGTGAAATATATAAAAAAGATGAATTAGATCAACTTACTGAAAGGTTTAATAGATTTATTGACAGAATTAGAAACTTGATTCATAAAGCTAAAGAGACAAGTATACAAGTATAA
- the rph gene encoding ribonuclease PH yields the protein MRVDGRKCNQIRPVKITRNYTKYAEGSVLIENGDTKVICTASIEDKVPPFLKGRGEGWITCEYNMIPRATQVRKARDINRGRIDGRTMEIQRIIGRALRSVVDLRAIGEKTIWVDCDVIQADGGTRTASISGAFVALVDAVNKLHKQNPFTIYPIRDFVSAVSVGIVNDTRMLDLCYLEDSRAKVDMNVVMTDSGEFVEIQGTGEQNPFTREDLKELLALAEKGIKSMISAQKDSLKMDSLWIGTGGE from the coding sequence ATGAGAGTCGATGGTAGAAAATGTAACCAAATTAGACCTGTAAAGATAACCAGAAATTATACAAAATATGCAGAGGGCTCTGTATTAATAGAAAATGGAGATACAAAGGTAATATGTACCGCTTCTATAGAGGATAAAGTACCGCCTTTTTTAAAAGGGAGAGGAGAAGGTTGGATTACCTGTGAGTATAATATGATTCCTAGAGCTACCCAAGTAAGAAAGGCTAGAGATATAAATAGAGGTAGAATTGACGGGAGAACTATGGAGATTCAAAGAATAATAGGCAGGGCTCTTAGGTCCGTGGTAGATTTAAGGGCCATAGGAGAAAAAACTATATGGGTTGATTGTGATGTGATCCAGGCAGATGGAGGTACCAGAACTGCATCTATATCCGGTGCTTTTGTAGCTTTGGTTGATGCTGTGAATAAACTTCACAAACAAAATCCTTTTACTATATATCCTATAAGAGATTTTGTAAGCGCTGTAAGTGTGGGAATAGTAAATGATACAAGAATGTTGGATTTATGTTATTTGGAAGATTCTAGGGCTAAAGTAGACATGAATGTAGTGATGACAGATTCAGGAGAATTTGTTGAAATACAAGGCACAGGAGAACAAAATCCTTTTACCAGGGAAGATTTAAAAGAACTTTTAGCTTTAGCAGAAAAAGGAATAAAAAGTATGATTAGTGCACAAAAGGATAGTTTAAAAATGGATTCTCTATGGATAGGAACAGGTGGGGAGTAA
- a CDS encoding AIR synthase family protein — translation MKAGKLDWKDLKSIIDKNRSVERNDVRVRSGIGEDCSVINFGDKECVVSTDPITGANINSGRLAVHINCNDIASCGIEPVGLLVTILLPEGASLEDINRLMGEISDEAKKLNVEILGGHTEVTSAVNKIVISCTAIGKGDKGKAVSTSGAKEKDDIVATKCLCLEGTSIIVNDYEDKLIGLLTKEEINEAKNYIKQISVVKEGILSGGFGVNSMHDITEGGILGALWEIAEASRVGFKVYKDKLPITKITEKICGHYLIDPLKLISSGSMLITTPKGEELVRMLENEGIKACVVGEITKGGYKLICNGEEEEIDAPGRDELFILEEKLK, via the coding sequence ATGAAAGCTGGAAAGCTAGACTGGAAAGATTTAAAAAGTATAATAGATAAAAATAGATCTGTTGAAAGAAATGATGTTAGAGTAAGAAGTGGAATAGGAGAGGATTGCAGTGTAATAAATTTTGGGGATAAAGAGTGTGTTGTTTCCACGGATCCTATTACTGGAGCCAATATAAATAGTGGAAGACTTGCAGTACATATAAACTGTAATGATATAGCATCTTGTGGGATTGAGCCGGTAGGCCTTTTGGTTACAATACTTTTGCCTGAAGGAGCTTCTTTAGAGGATATAAATAGACTTATGGGAGAAATTAGTGACGAAGCTAAGAAGTTAAATGTGGAAATTTTAGGAGGACATACTGAAGTAACCAGTGCAGTGAATAAAATAGTAATATCCTGTACTGCCATAGGAAAAGGTGATAAGGGAAAAGCAGTATCTACGTCAGGAGCAAAAGAAAAAGATGATATAGTGGCAACGAAATGTTTATGCTTGGAAGGTACTAGTATTATAGTGAATGACTATGAAGATAAATTGATTGGTTTACTTACTAAAGAAGAGATAAATGAAGCTAAGAATTATATAAAACAAATAAGTGTGGTTAAAGAGGGAATATTATCAGGAGGATTTGGAGTTAATTCTATGCATGATATAACAGAAGGAGGAATACTAGGGGCTCTATGGGAAATTGCCGAGGCCAGTAGAGTTGGTTTTAAAGTTTACAAAGATAAGTTACCAATAACTAAGATAACAGAAAAAATATGCGGTCATTATTTAATAGATCCCTTAAAGTTAATTTCATCGGGAAGTATGCTTATTACAACTCCAAAAGGTGAAGAATTAGTTCGCATGTTGGAGAATGAAGGTATTAAAGCTTGTGTTGTGGGAGAAATTACTAAAGGTGGATATAAGCTAATTTGCAATGGCGAGGAAGAGGAAATAGATGCTCCTGGAAGAGATGAATTATTTATATTAGAAGAAAAATTAAAATAA
- a CDS encoding flavodoxin family protein, with protein sequence MKITVINGTEIKGCTYHIKESFLEILRDGNEITEFYLPKDLPHFCCGCKKCFFKSEQFCPHVEYVMPIWSSILNADLLIFASPVYALRTTAQMKTLLDHLCVHWIVHRPDERMFNKRAVILTNAIGVFNGEAQKDIATSLSWLGISDIKKLGIGLLEGVIWNELSDKRKNIIIRKTKKIAEKYKETRTAHKGIKVSMKFIISKMMHQAVAKKEKTLSVDNQYWVDKGWIKV encoded by the coding sequence ATGAAGATTACTGTGATAAATGGAACCGAAATAAAAGGTTGTACCTACCATATAAAAGAAAGTTTTTTAGAGATTTTGCGTGATGGAAATGAAATAACAGAATTTTATTTACCAAAAGATTTGCCTCATTTTTGTTGTGGATGTAAAAAATGTTTTTTTAAAAGTGAACAATTTTGCCCTCACGTAGAGTATGTTATGCCTATATGGAGTTCTATTTTGAATGCTGATTTGCTTATATTTGCATCTCCTGTTTATGCACTAAGAACTACTGCACAGATGAAAACTTTGCTTGATCATTTGTGTGTACATTGGATAGTACATAGGCCCGATGAAAGAATGTTTAATAAAAGAGCTGTAATTTTGACAAATGCTATCGGTGTATTTAACGGTGAAGCACAAAAAGACATTGCAACAAGTCTATCTTGGCTCGGTATCTCTGACATTAAAAAGTTGGGCATAGGATTGCTTGAAGGTGTTATTTGGAATGAGCTATCCGATAAGCGTAAAAATATTATTATCAGAAAAACTAAAAAGATTGCCGAAAAATATAAAGAAACACGTACAGCACATAAGGGAATAAAAGTAAGCATGAAGTTCATCATAAGTAAAATGATGCATCAGGCTGTTGCAAAAAAAGAAAAAACATTATCGGTTGATAACCAGTATTGGGTTGATAAGGGCTGGATAAAGGTATAA
- a CDS encoding methyl-accepting chemotaxis protein yields MELVNNAIETVTNGTANLKHQSDRMSNTEKASQNVTDVISGLSAKSSEIGTVVEFINNIAEEINLLSLNASIEAVRAGEAGRGFTVVANEVKNLAELSKESAQKINNLISEVQTDIKKAVDEAINTKVSIEEQAISLKLTEDSFNLIEHSVFEMTNKIKEMTNETREINANATFVEKSVKNIVTLIVQNAAHTQEVASATEEQTASVEEVASSINHLAEMSNSLHKSLNKFKV; encoded by the coding sequence ATGGAACTTGTAAATAATGCAATAGAAACTGTAACCAATGGGACTGCAAATTTGAAACATCAAAGTGATAGAATGTCCAATACTGAAAAAGCATCACAAAATGTAACAGATGTAATCTCTGGCCTATCTGCAAAATCAAGTGAAATTGGAACGGTTGTGGAATTCATTAATAATATTGCAGAGGAGATAAATCTATTATCTTTAAATGCCTCCATAGAGGCGGTCAGGGCTGGTGAAGCTGGTAGGGGCTTTACTGTAGTAGCCAATGAAGTAAAAAATTTGGCAGAACTCTCAAAAGAGTCTGCACAAAAAATAAATAATTTAATATCAGAAGTACAAACAGATATTAAAAAAGCTGTTGATGAAGCAATTAATACAAAGGTTTCAATAGAAGAACAGGCAATTTCACTTAAACTTACAGAGGATTCGTTTAACCTCATAGAACACTCTGTTTTTGAAATGACTAATAAAATAAAAGAAATGACCAATGAAACAAGAGAAATTAATGCAAATGCAACATTCGTGGAGAAGTCTGTAAAAAATATAGTAACATTAATAGTACAAAATGCCGCTCATACGCAAGAAGTTGCTTCTGCAACTGAAGAACAGACAGCTTCTGTTGAAGAGGTGGCATCCTCTATTAATCATCTTGCGGAGATGTCAAATAGTTTACATAAGTCACTAAATAAATTTAAAGTATGA
- the gatB gene encoding Asp-tRNA(Asn)/Glu-tRNA(Gln) amidotransferase subunit GatB → MEFEAVIGLEVHVELLTETKIYCGCSTAFGSEPNKHVCPVCLGLPGSLPRLNKKVVEYAIKAGLALNCSINNKSRMDRKNYFYADCPKNYQITQQEIPICREGFIEIRNHLGEKKRIGIERIHMEEDAGKLIHTDEGTLIDYNRAGIPLIEIVSKPDIRTSKEAVSYLEDLRNILKFIGVSDCKMEQGSLRCDCNISIRPKHNLKLGVKTEIKNMNSFKALEKAIQYEYKRQSDLIESGEKVRQETRRWNDAKNVTEVMRSKEYANDYRYFPEGDLTAINISDNYIDNIRKTIPELPDKKIDRFVEEFKISRKEIEILILNMEIGDFFENAAKLSGDPKSVSNWITGDISRLAKETGIPLNNLNFTERDLAELIEFINCGVISNNIGKKVIEEMFYKGKSPRQIIHEKGFVQNSSKEKILKVVKEVMEENPKSIEDYKKGKKKAVKFMIGMVMKKTKGNANPMLVNKLVEEEIGKY, encoded by the coding sequence ATGGAATTTGAAGCTGTTATTGGTCTTGAAGTCCATGTAGAACTTTTAACAGAGACTAAAATATATTGTGGATGCAGCACTGCATTTGGAAGTGAACCCAATAAACATGTTTGTCCTGTATGCCTTGGGCTCCCAGGCTCCCTTCCAAGGCTAAACAAAAAAGTAGTGGAATATGCTATAAAAGCAGGACTTGCTCTTAATTGTTCTATAAATAATAAGAGTAGAATGGATAGAAAAAATTATTTCTATGCCGATTGCCCTAAAAATTATCAGATAACTCAGCAGGAAATACCTATTTGCAGGGAAGGTTTTATTGAGATAAGAAATCACTTGGGTGAAAAGAAGAGAATAGGTATTGAAAGAATACACATGGAAGAGGACGCAGGAAAACTTATACATACAGATGAAGGTACATTGATCGATTATAACAGAGCGGGAATACCCCTTATAGAGATAGTGTCAAAACCAGATATTAGGACTTCAAAGGAGGCAGTTTCATATCTTGAAGATTTAAGAAATATACTTAAATTTATAGGAGTATCAGATTGTAAGATGGAACAGGGTTCCCTCAGATGTGATTGCAATATATCCATAAGACCCAAGCATAATCTGAAATTGGGAGTAAAAACTGAAATAAAGAATATGAATTCTTTCAAGGCGCTTGAGAAGGCCATCCAGTATGAGTATAAAAGACAAAGTGATTTAATAGAATCAGGAGAAAAGGTAAGGCAGGAAACTAGAAGATGGAATGATGCCAAAAATGTAACTGAAGTTATGAGAAGCAAAGAATATGCTAATGACTATAGGTATTTTCCGGAAGGGGATTTGACGGCCATAAACATTTCAGATAATTATATAGATAACATAAGAAAAACTATTCCAGAACTTCCGGATAAAAAGATAGACAGATTTGTTGAAGAATTTAAAATTTCTAGAAAGGAAATAGAAATTTTAATTTTAAATATGGAAATAGGAGATTTTTTTGAAAATGCAGCTAAATTAAGTGGAGATCCAAAGTCCGTTTCCAACTGGATTACAGGGGATATATCAAGGCTTGCGAAGGAAACAGGAATTCCTTTAAATAACTTAAATTTTACAGAAAGAGATTTAGCGGAGTTGATTGAATTTATAAATTGCGGTGTTATTTCCAATAATATAGGTAAGAAGGTCATTGAGGAAATGTTTTATAAAGGCAAAAGTCCCAGACAAATAATACACGAAAAGGGATTTGTTCAAAATAGCAGTAAAGAGAAAATTTTAAAAGTTGTAAAAGAGGTTATGGAAGAAAACCCAAAGTCCATTGAAGATTATAAAAAGGGCAAGAAAAAAGCAGTGAAATTTATGATAGGTATGGTCATGAAAAAGACCAAGGGTAATGCCAATCCTATGCTTGTAAATAAATTAGTGGAAGAAGAAATAGGTAAATATTAA
- a CDS encoding metallophosphoesterase, whose protein sequence is MHIGVVSDTHRYKKFINKVVDVLYNTELIIHLGDNVQDVNEIKKIYTGSIINVSGNCDFNVDAPVERLEIISGKRFFITHGHRYDVKYSLSRLKCRALERKADIVLFGHTHISQIVYEEGIWFINPGSPSVPRDGFNSVVTIDMQKGIVSPDIKGI, encoded by the coding sequence TTGCATATAGGGGTAGTAAGTGATACTCATAGGTATAAAAAGTTCATAAATAAAGTTGTGGATGTACTGTATAACACAGAACTAATTATTCATTTAGGAGATAATGTTCAGGATGTTAATGAAATAAAAAAGATTTATACAGGCTCTATTATTAATGTAAGTGGTAACTGTGATTTTAATGTAGATGCTCCTGTTGAGAGATTAGAAATCATAAGTGGCAAAAGGTTCTTTATAACTCACGGACATAGATATGATGTTAAATATAGTTTATCTAGGCTAAAATGCAGAGCCTTGGAACGGAAAGCTGATATAGTTTTATTTGGACATACTCATATATCACAAATAGTTTATGAAGAGGGAATATGGTTTATTAATCCAGGAAGTCCCTCTGTACCTAGGGATGGGTTCAATAGTGTTGTAACTATAGATATGCAGAAAGGAATTGTAAGTCCAGATATTAAAGGAATTTAA
- a CDS encoding IS3 family transposase produces MHSLRGEFKLKDILAITCYPKATYMYWQQRFNRKNPDEELEQLILQIRKEHKDFGYRRIYGKLQKQGIAVNHKKVQRIVQKLGVQVTSFTRKSRKYSSYKGKVGKVTPNRLRRRFGTSIPYQKITTDTSEFKYYEVDEKGRMAIKKLYLDPFMDLYNREIISYGISQNPSAVNIMNALNKAIEITADCKYRRTFHSDQGWTYQMKAYAHALEANRIYQSMSRKGNCHDNSVMENFFGIMKQEMYYGVVYYSYDELKSAIEEYIRYYNERRIKQSLNWMSPVEYRIWLNIA; encoded by the coding sequence ATCCACAGCCTCCGAGGAGAATTCAAATTAAAAGATATTCTCGCAATTACATGTTATCCGAAAGCCACATATATGTACTGGCAACAAAGATTTAATCGTAAAAATCCAGATGAGGAACTAGAACAGTTAATTCTTCAGATTCGTAAAGAACATAAAGATTTTGGATATAGACGAATTTATGGTAAATTGCAGAAACAAGGGATAGCTGTGAATCACAAGAAAGTACAACGGATTGTTCAGAAATTGGGAGTTCAGGTAACTTCATTTACCCGAAAGAGCAGAAAATATAGCTCATATAAAGGTAAGGTGGGTAAGGTCACACCAAACAGGCTTCGTCGTCGATTTGGCACGAGTATTCCATATCAAAAGATCACTACAGATACTTCTGAATTTAAGTATTACGAGGTTGATGAAAAAGGAAGAATGGCAATAAAGAAACTTTATCTTGACCCATTTATGGACTTGTATAATCGAGAGATCATAAGTTATGGAATTTCACAGAATCCTTCCGCAGTAAATATAATGAATGCTTTAAATAAAGCCATAGAAATAACTGCTGACTGCAAGTATCGCAGAACCTTTCATTCTGACCAAGGTTGGACTTATCAGATGAAGGCATATGCACACGCTTTAGAAGCAAACAGAATATATCAAAGTATGTCACGTAAAGGGAATTGCCATGACAATTCAGTAATGGAAAACTTCTTTGGGATTATGAAACAAGAAATGTATTATGGTGTTGTTTATTATAGTTACGATGAGTTGAAATCTGCTATTGAAGAATATATACGATATTATAATGAACGAAGAATTAAGCAATCATTAAACTGGATGAGTCCTGTAGAATATAGGATCTGGCTTAATATTGCATAA
- a CDS encoding XTP/dITP diphosphatase encodes MKKLIVASNNVNKIKEIKQILSKYPIEVISMKEANIDIDIVEDGTTFQENAYKKAKTIYDLLKIKCMVLADDSGLVVRGLDGKPGVYSARFAGEHGNDKKNNEKLLKLLEYKGYEDRKAKFVCAITLIINDSKALEVQGEIAGIICEEERGTNRFGYDPLFYIPEYNMTFGEMDSILKNCISHRAMALKELEKEMRYLMKEV; translated from the coding sequence ATGAAAAAATTAATAGTAGCAAGCAATAATGTTAATAAGATAAAGGAAATAAAACAAATACTTTCTAAATATCCAATAGAAGTTATATCTATGAAAGAGGCTAACATAGATATTGATATTGTAGAGGATGGAACTACATTTCAAGAAAATGCTTATAAAAAAGCTAAAACTATATATGACTTGCTGAAAATTAAGTGTATGGTACTGGCAGATGATTCAGGTCTTGTGGTAAGGGGGCTAGATGGAAAGCCGGGGGTATATTCTGCAAGATTTGCAGGGGAACATGGAAATGATAAAAAAAATAATGAAAAACTTTTAAAACTTTTGGAATATAAAGGCTATGAGGATAGAAAGGCTAAATTTGTATGTGCAATTACATTAATAATAAATGACAGTAAAGCTCTAGAGGTCCAGGGAGAAATAGCGGGTATAATATGTGAAGAAGAAAGAGGAACCAATAGATTTGGATATGATCCATTATTTTATATACCGGAATATAACATGACCTTTGGGGAAATGGATTCTATACTTAAAAATTGTATAAGTCATAGAGCTATGGCGTTAAAAGAGTTGGAAAAGGAAATGAGGTACCTTATGAAGGAGGTATAA
- a CDS encoding alpha/beta-type small acid-soluble spore protein, whose product MTRSSNNLVVPQAREALNRFKMESAREVGVNLQNGYNGDLTSREAGSIGGNMVKKMVEAYEQGLR is encoded by the coding sequence ATGACACGTAGCAGTAATAATTTGGTAGTTCCACAGGCTAGAGAAGCTTTAAATAGATTTAAGATGGAATCAGCTAGAGAGGTAGGAGTAAATCTACAAAATGGATATAATGGAGATCTTACTTCAAGAGAAGCCGGCTCTATAGGTGGAAACATGGTTAAGAAAATGGTTGAAGCTTATGAGCAGGGTTTAAGATAA